The segment atcaaggcaagagctttagtctccttgacttgggcatttccctcatgagtcattttcaatgattcatatatgtcataggcagtttccctgttagatatcttctcatattcagcatgacagatagcattcagcaaaacagtcccacacttgtgatgatttttgaattctttcttttgatcatcactcatttcttgtcctgttagctttactcctctagctttcactggatgtttgtaaccatccaccagaagatcccataagtcaccatctagaccaagaaagtaactttcaagtttatctttccaatattcaaagttttcaccatcgagtACTGGTGGtgtagtataaccattgttaccatttccattatgttgctcagcagaggcagatgtagatgtaggtgttagatcttcaccagccatctaaactttgtgtttttctcttcctgaatcttttctaacacggttaagtgcactactacaaaaaagctatttaatagcgtttttttttttgtttttaatagcgcttaaaagcgctactGACCACGGCGatattataaatatttctttttaatagcgttttaaaagcgctattatagTAACGGTAATTAATAGCGTTTTcttaaaagcgctattatagTATCAGTATTTAATAGCATTCTTTCAAAAGCGCTACAAAAATAGACATTTAGCGCTTTATAATTTGTCTTCTGCtttgattttgatagcacttccAGACAAACTGCTATTATAAGGCACAATTTGGATAGCGCTTTTCCATAAAAGTGCTATTATAGCATGTCTCATTAATAGCACTTTCTATAAAAAGCGCTATTCTAgcacaacttttttttttataaaatcattcTTTTGGTCTATTTATATGACATTTGCATTTTATGACATAAGAAtgcattaaaaaataattaatcaactaaaatatatgaaaataaaatataaccacTTATTCAAGAACAAATTTGTGAAACCATATCTACCATTgccatataattaattaaaaaatatggaAGGAATTGTATCTATGTATATAGATCAATCTACACTACATAATAGTGATAAATGATATAACAAACCAGATTCAACATTGATCTCAATGAAATTAAGctaaaacttttgccacaagtaATTAATTTGGTCCAAGTGCATCAAactaaattccaaaaaaaaaagtacaGCATATATTCTACACTAGAGAAAAAACATCTAAAAAATCAAGAAATGACAACAAAACAACATCAAGTAGTAATCACTTCGCGAACCAAAGCACTTCCGAACCCAGACATCGAATCACTTTTCTAGCTAGGCAAAATAATTGCTTCTTGTTTTCCTGTATCATAGAAagaatattaattatgttttgtGCAATAATCAACAAACCAAAacctaaatatatattataaataacaatataaagTTTAATGTCAAATGTATGTATGACATGTATTACAACCTTATCATGAAAATATAAACTCAGTGAGGTATCAAATGTGTGTATGTCATGTATTATGCCAACAATATAACTGCCCTTGTCATGCATAAAAGGAGATATAATATTTCACTTCTTGGAATGACAGTAATATTAAAATTGATAAGGATAATGCAGGAAATAAGTAAGTTATATTTCAACATGTTACTGTAAATCTCACATTTGAATACAACACTCTATACTTATCTTCCGTAACATTCTGTAAATATTTTAGGAAATATTAATTGTATGCTTTAAAAAACTCACCGAACACATCATCCACCATATAGGTAGCCTAATCCTCCTTGACCTCAGTTAACTTATCGTTAGAGTAGGTACGACATTTGTGGTCATCAAAGTACTTCAATATAAAAACATCAATAGTTTCATTAGAATTTAATcacattaatttataaattaataacaactaaaatcaCATACATTTACGGGGATCATAATTTCATTTTCCATGATGACCTCTTTCATAAATCGCATCACAAAATATCCACAGTCAATGCTATTAATTTGACGGGGACACTgcaaaaaaaaacatttcatatATTACTTTTACTCTACATAGTTgtttaaaaataacattaatttggACATACCCGAATTTTTGACcatgaaattttctttgacttgGAGACTTTAGGCACTTTAGAACTACTATTAGCAAGATAAATTTGCAACGCACTGACAAAATGAAATTAACTTcaaataagtaattattataactaagaataattatataaatgttaaATTAAAAGAGTCTATACTCACTTCTCaaacttggtttttaaatttTGATGTTTTGTTGGCTCACCATTCAACGGGTCCATGTAATATATCACCTCAGCATCGAGATTGATGACAAGTAACACCCAATGTTTCATGTACCCAACATTTGAATATTGCAATAAAAATTTACATTGAATATATAGTTTGTTCTCGTAAATTTAATAACATTTTGAATAGAATTCTCACCCTAGATTGCAAGGTGCAAGAATCATCTTATCCTTGAAGTACTCCTCATCTTTCAAGAGTATTTTTGCTACAGCATTTCCTATATTATCCTCCCGTGATACATGTGGGGATATGAAGGAGAACTTATTTATTAATCCATTTGGACTAATAAACTTGTCATACAAATACCTAGAAATGAACGACAACAATTGGTATTAATATATTTGTCAACAAttgatattaatatatttttcagaTTAGAGAACATTTGTAATAATATATGTACCTGGAAAATACAGTGATAGTAGAGGCACTTAACCAGTTGTGATCAAGAATCTCTTTTATATTCTCTACACGTAGATGCTCTAAAAACTCCTAACCAAATATACTTTCCTCCATTTTTATTTGAACTAAAGATCCAACCCTCATCATTTTTTTCACATACATATCAAGTAAAGGTAAATTTACAAGACcggtttgttagaacaagatttgttctgatcaattatcttagttttgatgataacaataatatgaattttgcttaagataatatggtactctaatccaatgcaatttccttttcaggaaatatataaagagtatgcataattcagcgctcagaagctttgtctcaaagggttcagcatgcaacatcagaacatggtctggcaagacatcagaagatggtcgaagcagaatcagaacatgggtctatggaagcatcagaagaacatgagatcagaagcactgaagttctgatggtatcacgctcagaagcacttcaaagtcagaagatcagaagatgctgtgcaccaagctgtttgactctgatgatattcaaacgttgtattcacaaacatcagatcagaaggaagtacaagtggcaagctacgctgactgacaaaaggaacgttaaaagctattaaaggctacgtcagtagacacagcgtgaacaaggctcgaggtagttgacaaaagcgtataacattaaatgcgatgctgtacggaacacgcaaagcattaaatgcactcaacggtcatcttctccaacgcctataaatatgaagttctgatgagaagcaaggttgacgatttgcaaaacaattaacttgctgaaacgctgttcaaattcaaagctcagaaacttcatcttcaatcaaagctcactacattgctgttgtaatatattagtgagattaagcttaaacgttaagagaaatatcacagtttgtgatcatagcttttaagaagcaattgtaatactcttagaattgattacattaagttgtaaggaactagagtgatcgtgtggatcagaatactctaggaagtcttagaggttatctaagcaggttgtaactagagtgatcgtgtggatcagaatactctagaaaagtcttagagggtatctaagcagttgttcctggagtgatcagtgtgtgatcagaagactctggaagacttagttgctgactaagtggagaaccattgtaatccgtgcgattagtggattaaatcctcagttgaggtaaatcatctctgcgggggtggactggagtagtttagttaacaacgaaccaggataaaaataactgtgcaatttatttttatctgtcaagtttttaaagctacacttattcaaaccccccctttctaagtgtttttctatccttcaattggcatcagagcctggttctaaggtgcaagcacttaaccgtgtttagaaaagattcaggaagagaaaaacgcttcagtaaaagatggttgatgaaactgcaaagtctacacctgcatctacatctggctctgctgagcaacacaacggtaacaatggttatactagaccgccggtatttgatggtgaaaactttgaatactggaaagataaactggaaagttactttcttggtctagatggtgatctatgggatcttctgatggatggttacaaacatccagtaaatgccagtggcgtaaagctgacaaggcaagaaatgaatgatgatcagaagaagcttttcaggaatcatcataaatgcagaactgttttgctgaatgctatctctcatgctgagtatgagaagatatctaacagggaaacggcctatgacatatatgagtccttgaaaatgactcatgaaggaaatgctcaagtcaaggagactaaagctctcgctttaatccagaagtatgaagccttcaagatggaggatgatgaagacattgaaaagatgttttcaagatttcaaactcttactgctggattgagagttcttgacaagggatacaccaaggctgatcacgtaaagaagatcatcagaagcttacccagaagatggggtcctatggtgactgcattcaagattgcaaagaatctgaatgaagtttctctggaagagcttatcagtgccttgaggagtcatgaaatagagctggacgcaaatgagcctcaaaagaaaggtaagtctattgcattaaaatccaatatcaagaaatgcactaacgcttttcaggctagagaagaagatcctgaagaatcagaatctgaagaagaagatgaactgtccttgatctccagaaggctaaatcaactctggaagaacaagcaaaggaagttcagaggcgtcagaagttcaaagaaatttgaacgtggagaatcttctgatgacagaagatttgacaagaagaaggtcatgtgctatgaatgcaatgagcctggacacttcaagaatgaatgtccaaaacttcagaaggaaaatcccaagaagaagtttcataagaagaaaggtcttatggcaacctgggatgagtcagaagatgattcagactctgaagatgagcaggctaactgtgcgctgatggcgacagaagatgacggatcagaatctacatcagaatcagattctgaagaggtattttctgaacttactagagatgagttagtttccggtctaactgaacttctggaactcaagtctcagatcagtctcaaatacaaaaagctgaaaaagctatttgaatttgaaacaaagaagcttgagttggagaattctgaattaaaagaaaaacttttaaaattatccaataatgttggatctccttctgattcagaaaaatccactcctagtctaaaccatattctgaaagaatatgatttaagtttcaggaagttcttatctagaagtattggcagaagtcagctagcttctatgatatatgctgtgtctggaaacaaaagagtcggcattggttttgagggtgaaaccccatacaaacttgaaccggttgatgaaatgaaattcacatacaagccattgtatgatcagttcaagtatggccactcccatgatattaggcacacttcacatgctcaaagttttcacataacacacaccaaaaagcatgtgacacaacctaggaaatatcatgaaactcacattaaaaattatcatgctgttcctcctattgcttacaatgttaaacccaagttcaatcagaacttgagaaaatctaacaagaaaggacccaagaaaatgtgggtacctaaggataagattattcctactgcagatatccttggctgcaaaaaggacaaagcacaacatgtcgtggtacctggactctggatgctcacgacacatgacaggaagaaggtctatgttccaagacctggtgcttaagtctggaggagaagtcaagtttggaggagatcagaagggcaagataattggctctggaactataaagtctggtaactctccttccatttctaatgtacttcttgtagaaggattaacacataacctcttatctatcagtcaattgagtgacaatggttatgatataatctttaattaaaagtcttgcaaggctgtaaatcagaaggatggctcaatcctatttacaggcaagaggaagaacaacatttataagacagatctgcaagatcttatgagtcagaaggtgacttgtcttatgtctgtttctgaagagcagtgggtctggcacagaagattaggtcatgctagtttgagaaagatttctcatattaacaaactggatcttgtcagaggactccctaatctgaaattcaaatcagatgctctttgtgaagcatgtcagaagggcaagttctccaaacctgcattcaagtccaagaatgttgtttctacctcaaggccattagaactcttgcacattgatctgtttggcccagtcaaaacagcatctgtcagagggaagaaatatggattagtcatcatagatgattatagccgctggacgtgggtaaaattcttgaaacacaaggataagtctcattcagtgttctttgatttctgcattcagattcaatctgaaaaagagtgtaaaatcataaaggttagaagtgatcatggtggtgaatttgagaacagatcctttgaagaattcttcaaagaaaatggtattgcccatgatttctcttgtcctagaactccacagcaaaatggagttgtagaacgaaagaataggactctgcaagaaatggccagaaccatgatcaatgaaaccaatatggctaagcatttctgggcagaagcaataaacactgcatgctatattcagaatagaatctctattagacctattctaaataagactccttatgaattgtggaagaatagaaagcccaacatttcatatttccatccttttggatgtgtatgctttattctgaacactaaagatcatcttggtaagtttgattccaaagcacaaaaatgtttccttcttggatattctgaacgctcaaaaggctacagagtatacaatactgaaacattgattgtagaagaatcaatcaatatcaggtttgatgataagcttggttctgaaaaaccaaagcagtttgataattttgcagattgtgatattgatatatcagaagttgttgagccaagaagcaacgcatcagaagcagagcttctcagaagcaaagaatcggaagatcaagtatcagcttctctggagaatctaagcatttctgaagaaccatctgtcagaagatcatccagactcatctctgatcattcagaagatgtcattcttggaaagaaggatgatcctatcagaacaagagcattccttaagaacaatgcagactgtcaattaggtcttgtatctttgatcgagccaacttctgttgatcatgctctagaagatccagactggataatttctatgcaagaagaactgaatcagtttacaaggaatgatgtttgggatcttgttcctagaccagatggattcaatataatcggtacaaaatgggtcttcagaaacaagctcagtgagaaaggtgaagtggtaaggaacaaagccagactggtggctcagggttatagtcagcaagaagggattgactatacagaaacctttgcaccagtggccaggttagaatctattcgtctattaatttcatttgccactcaacataacatcactctttatcagatggatgttaagagtgccttcttaaacggttatatagatgaagaagtttatgtccatcaacctcctggttttgaagactctatgtctcctaatcatgtttttaaactaaagaaatcgttgtatggattgaaacaagctcccagagcttggtatgaacgcttaagttctttccttctggataatggtttcactagaggaaaagtggacactactctcttttgtaaaac is part of the Vicia villosa cultivar HV-30 ecotype Madison, WI unplaced genomic scaffold, Vvil1.0 ctg.001290F_1_1, whole genome shotgun sequence genome and harbors:
- the LOC131634409 gene encoding uncharacterized protein LOC131634409 encodes the protein MKHWVLLVINLDAEVIYYMDPLNGEPTKHQNLKTKFENALQIYLANSSSKVPKVSKSKKISWSKIRCPRQINSIDCGYFVMRFMKEVIMENEIMIPVNYFDDHKCRTYSNDKLTEVKED